In Horticoccus luteus, the following proteins share a genomic window:
- a CDS encoding phospholipid carrier-dependent glycosyltransferase codes for MVSSPDVAPDRVSWTRDLMLLALLFAALFGFRLGSYPLGNPDEGRYAEIPREMLATGDWVTPRLDGVNYFEKPPLVYWVTAASERVFGLNEWAVRAVPALFALAGVLLTYAAGRALYGRAAGVAAGVALGTSLLFFALGRIILLDMAVSVLMSAALFCFVLAMRAPPGGRRRWLMYGVYASMALATLTKGLMGFLVTGAVMFLWLLVFNQWKRLRPLHLPTGALVFLAIAVPWHVLAHLHNPTWAQRYFVYEHWERFMSPVASRPGPVWYFVPIIFFGLFPWTGFVWSGAREALRGGWAARKANVDAWFLVTWAAFIFLFFTKSHSKLVPYILPIFPALAVLAGVGVTAAWRAGAGRLSAGVRTFSFVAGLLAVALVVVVLKPGIIRDPAQAQVLRPFAITMAAVLMLGGVLAPWRAKTRGGRSAVATIAVTMVFFLGVLTYAAPHIQRPGTKELALQVRAEAKPGDRVLHYHEFFHDFTFYARQTVGLVAFKGELELEEDPAARDSGRFIDDAEFHRAWAGPARLWVVARKKDLGPLLAEPAFRYHLLGETRDHYLFSNQP; via the coding sequence ATGGTTTCCTCGCCTGACGTTGCCCCGGATCGTGTGTCGTGGACGCGCGACCTCATGCTGCTCGCATTGCTGTTTGCCGCGCTGTTCGGCTTTCGGCTCGGCAGTTATCCGTTGGGGAACCCGGACGAGGGACGTTACGCGGAGATTCCGCGGGAGATGCTGGCGACCGGCGACTGGGTGACGCCGCGGCTCGACGGCGTGAACTATTTCGAAAAGCCGCCGCTGGTGTATTGGGTGACGGCGGCGAGCGAGCGAGTTTTCGGGTTGAACGAGTGGGCGGTGCGCGCGGTGCCGGCGCTATTTGCGCTCGCGGGCGTGTTGCTCACCTACGCGGCGGGGCGCGCGTTGTATGGCCGCGCGGCGGGTGTGGCGGCGGGCGTGGCGCTGGGGACTTCGCTGCTCTTCTTCGCGCTCGGGCGGATCATCCTGCTCGATATGGCGGTGTCGGTGCTCATGAGCGCGGCGCTGTTTTGCTTCGTGCTGGCGATGCGGGCGCCGCCGGGCGGGCGGCGGCGTTGGCTGATGTATGGCGTGTATGCGAGCATGGCCTTGGCGACGCTGACGAAGGGCTTGATGGGCTTCCTCGTCACGGGCGCGGTGATGTTTTTGTGGCTGCTGGTGTTCAACCAATGGAAGCGGCTGCGTCCGCTGCACCTGCCGACGGGCGCCCTGGTGTTTCTCGCGATCGCCGTGCCGTGGCACGTGCTGGCACATCTGCACAACCCGACGTGGGCGCAGCGGTATTTCGTTTATGAACACTGGGAGCGGTTCATGTCGCCCGTCGCGAGCCGGCCGGGGCCGGTGTGGTATTTCGTGCCGATCATTTTCTTCGGCCTGTTTCCATGGACGGGCTTTGTGTGGAGCGGGGCGCGGGAGGCGTTGCGCGGCGGTTGGGCGGCCCGCAAGGCCAACGTCGACGCGTGGTTTCTTGTGACGTGGGCGGCGTTTATCTTTCTGTTTTTCACGAAATCACATTCGAAGCTTGTGCCGTACATCCTGCCGATTTTTCCGGCGTTGGCGGTGTTGGCCGGCGTAGGCGTGACGGCGGCCTGGCGGGCGGGTGCGGGGCGGTTGAGCGCCGGTGTGCGGACGTTTTCGTTTGTGGCGGGGCTGCTGGCGGTGGCGTTGGTGGTCGTGGTGCTCAAGCCGGGAATCATCCGCGATCCGGCGCAGGCGCAGGTGCTGCGGCCGTTCGCGATCACGATGGCGGCGGTGCTGATGTTGGGGGGCGTGCTCGCGCCGTGGCGGGCGAAAACGCGGGGCGGCCGTTCGGCGGTGGCCACGATCGCGGTGACGATGGTGTTTTTCCTCGGTGTGCTGACTTATGCGGCGCCGCACATTCAGCGACCGGGCACGAAGGAACTGGCGTTGCAGGTGCGGGCGGAGGCGAAACCGGGGGATCGCGTGCTGCATTACCACGAATTTTTTCACGACTTCACGTTCTACGCGCGGCAGACCGTGGGTCTCGTGGCGTTCAAGGGAGAGTTGGAACTGGAAGAAGACCCAGCAGCGCGAGACAGCGGGCGCTTCATCGACGACGCGGAGTTTCACCGCGCGTGGGCCGGACCGGCGCGGCTGT